Within Staphylococcus sp. NRL 16/872, the genomic segment TTAGATCGCTTAGGGTTTAAAACTAACCATGAACGTGAACGTGTTGCTGATATAGAAGGCGTATTAGAATATATTAAAAAATGGACAGAACAACGTGAGCAATTACCATACGATATAGACGGTATAGTAATAAAAGTGAATGACATAGAACAACAAGATGAAATGGGCTATACACAGAAATCACCAAGATGGGCAATTGCTTATAAATTCCCAGCAGAAGAAGTGATTACTAAATTACAAGACATCGAATTAAGTATTGGACGTACGGGCGTAGTAACACCTACTGCTATTTTAGACCCAGTCCGCGTTGCAGGGACTACTGTTTCAAGAGCGTCACTTCATAACGAAGATTTAATTAAAGAACGTGATATTCGTATTGGAGATAGTGTGGTTGTGAAAAAAGCTGGCGATATCATCCCAGAAGTTGTTCGTAGTATTGTTGACCGTCGTCCTGATGATGCTGTGCCATATCATATGCCAACGCATTGTCCAAGTTGTGGACACGAGCTTGTACGTATTGAAGGAGAAGTTGCACTACGTTGTATTAATCCTCAATGCCAAGCACAATTAGTTGAAGGTCTCATTCACTTCGTTTCACGTCAAGCGATGAATATCGATGGATTAGGTACAAAGATTATCCAACAACTTTACCATAATCATCTGATTAAAGATGTTGCTGATATCTTCTATCTTACTAAAGATGATTTATTACCTTTAGAACGCATGGGTGCTAAAAAAGTAGATAATCTGTTAAATGCAATTGAAATGTCCAAGGCCAATTCATTGGAACATTTATTATTTGGTTTAGGTATCCGCCATTTAGGCGCTAAAGCAAGCCAAGTCCTTGCCGAGAAATATGAAACGATGGACCGTTTGCTTGAAGTAACAGAAGAAGAATTGGTAAGTATCCATGACATTGGTGATAAATTAGCGCAATCAGTTGTTACTTATCTTGAAAATGAAGATATTAAAGAATTGATTGAAAAACTTAAGCATAAGAATGTTAATATGAAGTATAAAGGTGTCAAATCTAGTGAAATAGAAGGGCATCCTGATTTTAAAGATAAAACAATAGTGTTAACAGGAAAATTACAACAAATGACACGTAAAGAAGCGACGGCTTGGTTGGAAATGCAAGGGGCAAAAGTTACAAGTAGTGTAACTAAAAGTACCGACATCGTCATTGCTGGCGAAGATGCAGGTTCAAAATTAACCAAAGCAGAAAAATTTGGCACAGCAATTTGGACTGAAGACCAATTTGTAGCGAAACAAAATGAAATTTCAAATTAGAGGAGTACGGCAATGAAGCGGACACTGCTATTAGTAATAATGTCGCTTGTGCTATTAACGGCATGTGGCAACGGTAATAGTAATAAAAATGATAACTCAGTTAATAAACAACAAGATACGCAATCAAATTCGAATAATGTGAAAACAATCGCCACGGACAAAAATGTACAAGGTGATAATTATAGAACAATTTTGCCTTTTAAAGAAAGCCAAGCACGTGGTGTATTACAAGATAATATGGCTAATAGCTATAATGGGGCAGACTTTGAAAATGGCTTACTCAATTTAAGTAAAGAAGCCTTTCCTACAGATAAATACTTATATCAAGATGGACAATATTTAAACAAAGACACGATTAATGCATATTTAAGTCCGAAGTATTCTAAAAAAGAGATTGAAAAAATGAGCGAAAGTGAGAAAAAATCTAAAAAAGCAAATGAAAATTTAGGTCTAAACCCTTCTCATAATGGGGAAACAAAACCTGAAAAAATTGCAGATGAGTCTCCTGCCTATTTATCGAATATTTTAGAACAAGATTTTTATGATAGTAATGATACTAAAGGTTCTGATATTAAAGGTATGACGATTGGCTTAGCAATGAATAGCGTTTATTATTATCAGAAAGAAAAAGATGGAGAAACGTATAGTAAAAAACTTGATGATAATGAAATTGAAAAACAAGGTAAAGCGATGGCATCAGAAATGTTAACGAGATTACGTGCTAATGATGATTTGAAGAATATTCCAATTCAATTTGCTATTTATAAGCAATCGGGTCAAGATTCCATTACACCTGGAGAGTTTATTGCAAATACAGTGGTAGATGACGATCAAACTAAAATCAGTAAGTGGAATAAAATCAATGAAGTATCAACATTATTACCATCGTCTACTGCTGAAAAATATGATAAAAATTTAAATAATAACTTCAAACAATTTAATAATAATTTGCAATCATATTTTACTAACTTTACTCAAGCAGTAGGAAAAATCAAATTTGTTGATAAAAAGCCACAACAATTAACGATAGATTTACCAATTGATTATTATGGCCAAGCTGAAACGATTGGTATTACCCAATACGTAACTGAACAAGCTGAAAAGTATTTTGATAATATTGATAGCTATGAAATTCGAATTAAAGATGGAAATAACGCACGTGCTTTAATTACCAAAACTAAAGACGATAAAGAACCACAAGTTCATATTTATAATAATTAATCAATAAAATGAGTCATGCTATAATCTTTGTACATAAGGCACTTCGTTACTTTAGTTTAATGATGTTTATTAAATTATACGAAAGTGCCTTATTTTTTAAGTATTACAATGTAAAAATACATATAAATACAAAGTATTTTGTCGAGGCTCTTGAGAGAACAGGACAAGCTGAAGACTACAGGCTGAAGCTGTCCCATAATAAGAGCCCCAACACAGAGAAACTGAGTTAGTCAGTTTCTACAAGCAAAGCAAGTTTGGCAAGTGAGCCAACAATACGAAGTGTTGTGAATAAAATAGCCAGTAAATGAATCTATGAAAACTCATTTACTGGCTATTTCTTTGGGAATTATGTCCCAGCCACATTATTCTATCTAAAAATATTATTTTTCTCGTACGATTGATTTAACTTTATTTAAATCTTGTTCTACAAATTCACCAGGTGTTTGAGTTAGTAAGCTGACAACATAAGTCACAATCACACTAGCTAAGAATCCAGGTATAATTTCATACATACCGAATAACTCATTGATGTTAGCCAATGGTTTAATCCATACAATCCAAACAATTACAACTAGGGCACCAGCTACCATACCACTGACTGCTCCAGCACGTGTTAATTTCTTCCAGTATAAAGAGAATAAAACAAGTGGACTGAATGAAGCACCGAAGCCTGCCCAAGCGTTACCGACTAAGTTAAGTATTGTATCATTTGGTGACCAAGCGATCACTATTGCTACAATTGCTACTACTAATACAGATAGACGTCCAACTAGTACGAATTCTTTTTGATGTGTTTTAGCACGTTCTTCACCACGAAATAGTTTATAAAAGTCTTCAGTTAAAGAACTTGAAGTAACTAAAAGTTGAGATGAAATTGTGCTCATGATTGCTGCAAGGATAGCTGCTAATAAGAATCCTCCAACTAATGGATGGAATAGAATTTGACTCATAATGATAAATAAAGTTTCTGGATCTTCCATTTTAATATGGTTATCAGAAATAAAAGCAATACCTGTTAAACCAACACCTACTGCACCTAAAAGACCTACAGCCATCCAGCTAATACCTAAACGACGAGCTTTTGGTAATAATTTATGTGATTTGATAGACATAAATCTAACGATAATATGAGGTTGTCCGAAATAACCAAGTCCCCATGCGAAAAGAGAAATGATACCTAAAAATGTAGTTCCTCTAAATAAATCCATATTTGTTGGTTTCATTTCAGCAACACGATGAAATGTCTCCCAACCATTTAATTGCATCATAGCTACGATAGGCACCATGACCATTGCTATTAACATGATTACCCCTTGGAAGAAGTCAGTGATAGATACAGCTAAATATCCACCAAAGAAAGTATAAAGTATAACGATGACCGCTACTAAGATTAAACCAAAATGATAATTCAATCCAAATGCGCTTTCAAATAATTTGCCTCCAGAAACAAAACCAGAATGTGTATATAAGGTAAAGAACACGACAATGATGAGACCAGAAATAATTTTGATTATATTTTGTTTATCGTTTAAGCGATTTTTAAAAAAGTCTGGAAGTGTAATAGCGTCTCCAGCGATTTCTGTATACACTCTTAAACGAGGGGCTACAACCAGATAGTTAATATAAGCGCCAAGTGTAAGACCAATAGTAATCCATATAGCGGATAAACCAGTGCTATATACAGAGCCAGGTAGTCCCATAATCATCCAACCACTCATATCAGAAGCGCCAGCAGATAATGCAGTTATGTAGGGTCCAATGTTTCTCCCACCCAACATATATTCACTTAAATTACCTGTTGCTTGCTTGTAACCATAATAGCCAATGACTAATAAAATAATAAAATAAATCGCAATCATGATATAGGTTTGCCAATCTGTGTTAACATGACTGCTTAAACTTGCTCCTAAAGTAAACATCTTTATACCCCCTTTATTCTTTTTAGGTGAATATTTATAAAATATCTAATATAAATAGATTATGAATAACTGCACCTATAAATTAAATTAGTTACATGTAATATTATACATTAAAGTGAATACATTAGAGAAGTTTTATTTTATAAAGTTAACACTATTTTATCTTTATTATTAGTTAGTAAGCGTTTTCTTAAACAAAAATCAATTATTAATTTTTTATACTTTAATTGCATAATTTATATTATTTAAATATTTATAAAGTACTTAATTTTTAATTAAAATTAAATAAGTAACATAAAATAGGATTAATTTACGTCGTTAATCTTCAAAAAAGCGTGATTAAGCACTATACCAATATGACTTATGAGAAATATTTAGATTTTTCACTGAAAATTTGATACAATTTTATGATGAATGAGTAATAAGGAGGCTTTTTAATTAATGACTAAAGTTACACGCGAAGAAGTTGAACATATAGCACATTTAGCGAGACTTCAAATTTCTGAAGAAGAAACAGAAATTATGGCTAACACGCTTGAAAGTATCTTAGATTTTGCGAAACAAAATGATACAGCTGATACAGAAGGTGTTGAGCCAACTTATCATGTATTAGATTTACAAAATGTGTTACGTGATGACAAAGCAATCGAGGGCATTCCTCAAGAACTTGCATTAAAAAATGCTAAAGAAACAGAAGATGGTCAATTTAAAGTACCAGCTATCATGAATGAGGAGGACGCTTAAGATGAGTATTCGCTATGAATCAGTTGAAAAATTATCAGAAATGATTAAAAACAACGAGATCAAACCTTCTGAAATTGTTAAAGATATTTATGATGCAATTGAAGAAACTGATCCAACTGTTAAATCATTTTTAGCTTTAGATAAAGAAAATGCAATCAAAAAAGCTGAAGAGCTAGATGAGTTGCAAGCTAAAGGCCAAATCGAAGGTAAATTATTTGGTATTCCAATGGGTATCAAAGATAACATTATTACTAAAGACGTTGAAACAACATGTGCTAGTAAAATGTTAGAAGGTTTCGTGCCTATCTATGAATCTACTGTAATGAATAAATTGAATAATGAAAATGCTGTATTAATTGGTAAATTAAATATGGATGAATTCGCAATGGGTGGTTCAACAGAAACATCTTACTTTAAAAAAACAGTCAATCCATTTGATCATTCAGCAGTACCAGGTGGTTCATCAGGTGGTTCTGCAGCAGCAGTTGCAGCTGGTTTAGTACCATTTAGTTTAGGTTCAGATACAGGTGGTTCAATTAGACAACCGGCAGCTTACTGTGGTGTAGTCGGTATGAAACCAACTTATGGTCGTGTATCACGTTTCGGTTTAGTGGCGTTCGCTTCATCATTAGATCAAATCGGACCGATCACACGTAATGTTAAAGATAACGCTTTAGTTTTAGAAGCCATTTCAGGTGTGGATGAACATGATTCAACAAGTGCACCAGTAGACGATGTAGATTTCACTTCAGAAATCGGTAAAGATATTAAAGGCCTAAAAGTTGCATTACCTAAAGAATATTTAGGTGAAGGTGTAAGTGATGATGTAAAAGAAGCAGTAAAAAGTGCTGTAGAAACATTAAAATCGTTAGGCGCTGAAGTAGAAGAAGTTTCATTACCAAACACTAAATATGGTATTCCTTCATACTACGTTATTGCATCATCTGAAGCGTCAGCTAACTTAGCACGTTTCGATGGTATCAGATATGGTTACCACTCTAAAGAAGCACAAACATTAGAAGAATTATATAAAATGTCTAGATCAGAAGGGTTTGGCGACGAAGTAAAACGTCGTATCTTCTTAGGTACGTTTGCATTAAGTTCTGGTTACTATGATGCATATTACAAAAAATCTCAAAAAGTAAGAACATTAATTAAAAATGACTTTGATAAAGTATTTGAAGATTATGATGTTGTAGTAGGTCCTACTGCACCAACAACTGCGTTCAACTTAGGCGACGAAATCGATGATCCTTTAACAATGTATGCCAATGACTTATTAACTACACCTGTTAACTTAGCTGGTCTACCAGGTATTTCTGTTCCTTGTGGCCAAGCCAATGGACGACCAATCGGTTTACAATTTATCGGTAAACCTTTTGATGAAAAAACGTTATACCGTGTTGCATATCAATATGAAACACAATTCAATTTACATGACGCATACGAAAAATTATAAGGAGTGGAAATAATGCATTTTGAAACAGTTATCGGACTTGAAGTTCACGTTGAGTTAAAAACAGACTCAAAAATGTTCTCTCCATCACCAGCACACTTTGGAGCTGAACCTAACTCAAATACTAATGTTATTGATTTAGCATATCCAGGTGTTTTACCAGTTGTTAATAGAAGAGCTGTAGACTGGGCTATGCGTGCATCAATGGCACTTAACATGGATATTGCGACACATTCTAAATTTGACCGTAAAAACTATTTCTATCCAGATAATCCAAAGGCTTATCAAATTTCACAATTTGATCAACCAATTGGAGAAAATGGATACATTGATATCGAGGTAGATGGTGAAACTAAACGTATTGGTATTACTCGTCTTCATATGGAAGAAGATGCTGGTAAATCAACACATAAAGATGGATACTCTTTAGTTGACTTAAACCGTCAAGGTACACCATTAATCGAAATTGTGTCTGAACCAGATATTCGTTCACCAAAAGAAGCATATGCTTACTTAGAAAAATTACGTTCAATCATTCAATACACTGGCGTGTCTGACTGTAAGATGGAAGAAGGTTCATTACGTTGTGATGCCAACATTTCATTACGTCCATATGGCCAAAAAGAATTCGGTACTAAAACGGAATTAAAAAACCTTAACTCATTTAACTATGTAAGAAAAGGTTTAGAATATGAAGAAAAACGCCAAGAAGAAGAATTATTAAATGGTGGAACAATCGGACAAGAAACACGTCGTTTCGATGAATCTACTGGTAAAACAATTCTTATGCGTGTTAAAGAAGGGTCAGATGACTATCGTTACTTCCCAGAACCAGATATCGTACCTTTATACGTAGATGATGAGTGGAAAGAACGTGTGCGTCAAACTATTCCAGAATTACCAGACGAACGTAAAGCGAAATATGTAAATGATTTAGGTTTACCTGAATACGATGCACATGTATTAACACTTACTAAAGAAATGTCTGACTTCTTTGAAGGCGCAATTGAACATGGCGCTGATGTTAAATTAACATCTAACTGGTTAATGGGTGGTGTAAATGAGTATCTTAATAAAAATCAAGTTGATCTAGAAGATACTAAATTAACACCTGAAAACTTAGCAGGAATGATTAAACTTATTGAAGATGGCACAATGAGTAGTAAAATTGCTAAGAAAGTCTTCCCAGAATTAGCTGAAAATGGTGGAGATGCTAAACAAATTATGGAAGATAAAGGTTTAGTTCAAATCTCTGACGAAGCTACATTAACTAAATTTGTAACTGAAGCTTTAGACAATAACCCTCAATCAGTAGAAGATTATAAAAATGGTAAAGGTAAAGCAATGGGCTTCTTAGTCGGTCAAATTATGAAAGCGTCTAAAGGCCAAGCTAACCCACAAAAAGTTAACCAAATTCTAAAACAAGAATTAGATAAACGATAATATCAAATAAAATCTCCATCTCATGATAAAGAGTAGAGGTTTAGGTATAAAGAATTTATGCATAGGGAATTCGATTAATTAACGGATTCCCAAAAGCAGGATTTTCGGCAGAGGGACCCTCAGCACAGAGATTTTCAAAAAGAAAATCTACAAGCAATGCAAGCTGGGGTTACTGTTACCACTCGACAAAATTTGAGAAACAATTTTGCTCATCGTTTGGCTCTGCTCAAATCCTAAACACTTTTGTCCAGACCTCCCTCCATCACTTGAGATGGATTTTTTGTGTTTTTATAAATTTTATAATTTTTAAATAAACTGGATTAAGATAATTGGATGAAATACTTTTATCTCACTCCTAAATCATTTAATATAAGTGTATGTAAAAAAAGTTGAGGGATAATTTATGAGAAAACGTGCAAGAATCATCTATAATCCAACTTCTGGAAAGGAAATGTTTAAGCGAACTTTACCAGATGTTTTAATAAAATTAGAACGTGCAGGATATGAAACAAGTGCATATGCAACTGAAAGAGAAGGCGATGCTATACTTGAAGCGGAACGTGCACTTAAACAAAACTATGATATTCTTATCGCTGCGGGTGGCGATGGTACTTTAAATGAAGTCGTAAATGGAATTGCAGAACAACCTAATCGTCCCAAACTTGGCATTATACCAATGGGCACAGTGAATGATTTTGGTCGTGCATTACATTTACCAAGTGACATTATGGGAGCAGTTGATGTCATTATTGAGAATCACACGACGAAAGTAGATATTGGTAAAATGAATAATCGCTATTTTATCAATCTCGCAGCTGGAGGGAAATTAACCCAAGTCTCTTACGAAACACCCAGTCGCTTGAAATCAATTGTAGGACCATTTGCTTATTACATAAAAGGCTTTGAAATGTTACCCCAAATGAAAGCGGTAGATATAAGAATTGAATATGATGATAACGTCTTTCAAGGTGAAGCATTATTATTTTTATTAGGATTAACGAATTCAATGGCTGGCTTTGAAAAGCTAGTGCCTGATGCTAAGCTAGACGATGGGTATTATACTTTAATTATTGTTGAAAAGGCTAATCTAGCAGAACTGGGACATATTATGACATTAGCTTCACGTGGAGAACATACAAAACATCCGAAAGTCATCTATGAAAAAGCGAAATCTATCAATATATCTTCCTTTACAGAAATGCAACTTAATGTAGATGGAGAATACGGTGGTAAATTACCGGCTAATTTCTTAAATTTAAAACGTCATATAGAAGTATGTACACCGAAAGATATTCACAATGAAGAGTTAACTGAAGATCAACAACATGATACACAGAGTTAATTAGAACGAGATTGTTAATGATAAATATTTAATAATTTAATAAATAATAAGAAGAGGTTGAGTCATAGTTTGACAATACGGGGAATAACATCACCTACATTAAGCTACTCAAACCTCTTTTTCATGTGGGGTGAAAAAGAGTGGAAATATTAAATAAGAACGACATTAAACAAGGATATGTCGTCGATTTAACACATGAAGGTCATGGGGTGGTTAAATTTGATCGTTATCCTATATTTATTCCAAATGCGTTAATTGATGAGGAAATAGAATTTAAAATTATCAAAGTAAAGAAAAATTTCGCTATTGGTAAATTACTTGAAGTTAAACAAGCGAGCGAAGACCGTGTGGAACCACCTTGTAAATATTATTGGAAATGTGGTGGATGTCAATTACAACACATGACATATGAAGCGCAACTTGCAATGAAGAAAGAACAAGTGGTAAATCTATTTCATAGAAAAGCGCAGTTTAACGAGACGTTAATTAATGACACGATAGGTATGGAAAATCCATGGCGTTATAGAAATAAATCACAATTACCTATAGGTAAAGATAAAGACAATCACACTATTTTGGGATATTATCGTCAAAGAAGTCATGACATCATTGATATGGACAGTTGTTTAATCCAAGATCAACAACATCAAGTAATTATGAATCATGTTAAACAGTGGCTTAATGAATTTAATATCAGTATATATAATGAGCGCACTAAGAAAGGTCTATTAAGACATTTAGTTATTCGTACTGGGCATTATACAGATGAAATGATGGTCATATTTGTAACTAATGGCGCTAAATTTAAACAGGCACATTTATTAGTTGAAAAGTTAACTCAAACGTTTCCAAATATAACGAGTATTAAGCAAAATATTAATGATAGCCATTCAAACGTTATTATGGGACGACAATCCATTACTTTGTACGGTAAAGACAAAATTATTGATTCATTAAGTGATATTACATTTAAAATTAGTGATCAATCTTTCTATCAAATTAACTCAAGTCAGACGGAAAAATTATATGGCAAGGCTATTGAGTATGCACAATTAAATGGACAAGAAACAGTGCTTGATACTTATTGTGGAATTGGCACAATAGGTTTGTACATGGCGCCAGTTGCGAAGCATGTATATGGGGTAGAAGTTGTGCCATCAGCAATTAAGGATGCTAAACAAAATGCGACTTTAAACGGATTAGATAATACGACTTTTGAATGTGGTAAAGCAGAAGAAGTCATTATAGAATGGAAACAACAAGGAATTAAACCCGATGTAGTCATGGTCGATCCACCTCGCAAGGGATGCGATGAAACCTTTTTACAAACACTTCTAGCGCTTAATCCGAAACGTATTGTCTATATTTCTTGTAATCCTTCTACTCAACAACGAGATGCAAAAATTTTAGCCTCTAGTTATGACCTGAAAGAGATTACACCAGTCGACATGTTTCCTCAAACTACACACATTGAAACGGTGGCTTTGTTTGAACGCAAAGAAGACAAATAAACAATTTTTATCTTTTAAGAAGTGTGTAGTTTTTCTTTCATATGCAATTCAGTTTGATTAATATTAAGAAATGATTACAGAGTGTTTAATTTATAAAAAAAAACTTTTTTTCTTTTATTCGTCCATGTATACTATGAATGAATTAAGAGGGATAGGGGGTCATAATTGTGCATAAAATCGATTTAAATCATAACCGATTAAACTTATCGAAGTTTATTGCCATTCAAATCGTCGTAATATTATTTGCAATATTGCTAACTTATAAATGGGCTTTTTCATTTACGAAAGTTATCGAACAATCATTTTTAACTAATATAGTATTTGGTATATTAGGTTTTGGCATTGCCTTGGCTATACATGAAATGATTCATCGTTTTTCTTTTTATGTGTTTTCAAAAGGGGAGAAACCTCATTTTAAATACAAAAAAGGTATTTTATTAATTCATATTTCGAAAAAATACTTTAATAAATGGCAATTTTGTACAATTATGTTAGCTCCAGCGATTATGATTACTGCTGCATTAATGGTTTTATTTAGTTTTTATTCTTACTCATCGATTATCTTTATTTTAAGTATACATATTGGTTATTGTTTACTTGATTTATATTTAGTAGGGATCGTGTTAATTAATAAATTCAAATATGTTCAAGCCACTGATGAAGGTTTATATATGTATCACTATCAACCATTACAAGCTCAGAATGATTATGAATAATATAGTTAAGTCTCAATACAATCGTACTATGCACATCTCATGAGTTTTACTCATAGACGAAGTATAATTGTATTGAGGCTTTTTATATTTTTTATTTTCAGGAAAAGGAGGGACATAATGGCAGAAAGACGTATTGTGCATATCGATATGGATTGCTTTTACGCGCAAGTAGAAATGAGAGATAATCCGAAGCTACGAGGGAAACCTGTAATTGTAGGAGGAAAAGCAAGTAACCGTGGTGTAGTGTCGACAGCTTCGTATGAGGCACGTAAATATGGCGTTCATTCTGCCATGCCGATGTCTCAAGCACATAAACTATGTCCTAATGGTTATTATGTTAGAGCACGTTTTGATGCTTATCGTGAAGCTTCTGGTATTATTATGAATATTTTTAAAAGCTATACCGATATAGTAGAACCACTTGCTTTAGATGAAGCGTATTTAGATATTACGCATTTAGTAAGACCAGATATGCCGGCTTCTAAAATTGCTGCTTATATTCGTCGAGACATTTTCGAAAAAACGGGATTAACCTCGTCGGCGGGTGTTTCTTATAATAAATATTTGGCTAAACTAGCGAGTGGGATGAACAAGCCAAATGGCATGATGGTCATTGATTATAATAATGTGCATGAAATTCTGATGAATTTGGATATAGGGGAGTTTCCTGGTGTAGGTAAAGCGTCAAAGAAGATTATGCATGAACATGAGATTTATACTGGGAAAGATTTGTATAATAAATCGGAGTTCGAATTAATTCGTTGGTTTGGCAAAAGAGGAAGAGGTTTGTATAACAAAGCGAGAGGCATTGATAACAGTGAAGTCAAAGCGACTCGTATTCGCAAATCTGTAGGAACAGAGCGCACATTCTCGACAGATGTGAACGATGATGATGAGATTTTACAGAAAGTATGGGAGTTATCAGGAAAGACGGCAGAGCGCTTAGCGAAACTACAAAAGTCTGGCAGCACAGTGACTGTAAAGATTAAGACACATAAATATGAAACATTCTCCAAACAACGCAGTTTAAGGGAAATGGTTAGTAGTGAAACAGATATCTATAACGTGGCATATGATTTATATAACGAATTGAAAGATCCAGACGTACCTATTCGCTTAATAGGCGTAACAGTCGGAAACTTAGAACAAGCCACATATCAAAATATGACCATATATGATTTTATTTAGAAGATAAAGGTTTATCGTTATCTAGGACTAGTTTAACTCCAGAGTCTAATGTAAAAGAGTGAAATAGTTTTACTATAGTCTTTGATATTAACCTTTATCTTTTAAATTCTTACCATAAATCTGTAACATACTTTCAAGATCTTCATAGTGCTTCAACAATCTAAATGTAATCATGGCGCATGCTTTCGCATCATTTAACGCATCATGATGGCCATGAAAATCCAATTTATAATGGTTCATTAAATGTTTTAAACCATAGCGATAAGCACTAATCGTGCGTTTAGCTAATTGATAAGAGCAGAAATACATTAAAGAAGGTGTTTCGATATTTAATTGCTTTAAACTTTGATGTAGCACGTTCATATCAAATGCTGCATTATGAGCTACGACAGGAAGCCCATCAATGAATTGCAACATATAGGGATAAACATACGCAAAGCTAGGCGCATCTTTAACATCTTCAGGCTTTATACCGTGGACGGCAATATTTGTTTTTGAAAAGTAATCAAATGGATTTACTAGCGTATAGAATGATTCTACGATTTCATTATCAACTACTTTCACCATACCCACTGAACAAATACTAGTACGTTTTCCATTAGCTGTTTCAAAATCGAGTGCTACAAATGAATTACTAAACATATTCGTTTCCTTTCTTTAATTAAAGATGTTGTTAGTTTAGCTTAATATCGTCAAAAATAACAGAAAGTTGCACGCAAATAACCCGTATTACTCCTAACTGTGGGGGAGAGTAA encodes:
- the gatC gene encoding Asp-tRNA(Asn)/Glu-tRNA(Gln) amidotransferase subunit GatC, whose protein sequence is MTKVTREEVEHIAHLARLQISEEETEIMANTLESILDFAKQNDTADTEGVEPTYHVLDLQNVLRDDKAIEGIPQELALKNAKETEDGQFKVPAIMNEEDA
- the gatA gene encoding Asp-tRNA(Asn)/Glu-tRNA(Gln) amidotransferase subunit GatA, whose amino-acid sequence is MSIRYESVEKLSEMIKNNEIKPSEIVKDIYDAIEETDPTVKSFLALDKENAIKKAEELDELQAKGQIEGKLFGIPMGIKDNIITKDVETTCASKMLEGFVPIYESTVMNKLNNENAVLIGKLNMDEFAMGGSTETSYFKKTVNPFDHSAVPGGSSGGSAAAVAAGLVPFSLGSDTGGSIRQPAAYCGVVGMKPTYGRVSRFGLVAFASSLDQIGPITRNVKDNALVLEAISGVDEHDSTSAPVDDVDFTSEIGKDIKGLKVALPKEYLGEGVSDDVKEAVKSAVETLKSLGAEVEEVSLPNTKYGIPSYYVIASSEASANLARFDGIRYGYHSKEAQTLEELYKMSRSEGFGDEVKRRIFLGTFALSSGYYDAYYKKSQKVRTLIKNDFDKVFEDYDVVVGPTAPTTAFNLGDEIDDPLTMYANDLLTTPVNLAGLPGISVPCGQANGRPIGLQFIGKPFDEKTLYRVAYQYETQFNLHDAYEKL
- a CDS encoding CamS family sex pheromone protein translates to MKRTLLLVIMSLVLLTACGNGNSNKNDNSVNKQQDTQSNSNNVKTIATDKNVQGDNYRTILPFKESQARGVLQDNMANSYNGADFENGLLNLSKEAFPTDKYLYQDGQYLNKDTINAYLSPKYSKKEIEKMSESEKKSKKANENLGLNPSHNGETKPEKIADESPAYLSNILEQDFYDSNDTKGSDIKGMTIGLAMNSVYYYQKEKDGETYSKKLDDNEIEKQGKAMASEMLTRLRANDDLKNIPIQFAIYKQSGQDSITPGEFIANTVVDDDQTKISKWNKINEVSTLLPSSTAEKYDKNLNNNFKQFNNNLQSYFTNFTQAVGKIKFVDKKPQQLTIDLPIDYYGQAETIGITQYVTEQAEKYFDNIDSYEIRIKDGNNARALITKTKDDKEPQVHIYNN
- the ligA gene encoding NAD-dependent DNA ligase LigA; translated protein: MENTQQRVNELHDLLNQYSYEYYVQDNPSVPDSEYDKLLRELIDIEETHPEYKTPDSPTVRVGGEAQSSFEKVDHDTPMLSLGNAFNEEELRRFDARIREQIGQVEYMCELKIDGLAVSLKYVDGRFVQGLTRGNGTTGEDITENLRTIHAIPLKIKEPLNFEVRGEAYMPRRSFMALNEEKEKNEEQPFANPRNAAAGSLRQLDPKLAAKRKLSVFLYSVNDFTDFEATTQSGALDELDRLGFKTNHERERVADIEGVLEYIKKWTEQREQLPYDIDGIVIKVNDIEQQDEMGYTQKSPRWAIAYKFPAEEVITKLQDIELSIGRTGVVTPTAILDPVRVAGTTVSRASLHNEDLIKERDIRIGDSVVVKKAGDIIPEVVRSIVDRRPDDAVPYHMPTHCPSCGHELVRIEGEVALRCINPQCQAQLVEGLIHFVSRQAMNIDGLGTKIIQQLYHNHLIKDVADIFYLTKDDLLPLERMGAKKVDNLLNAIEMSKANSLEHLLFGLGIRHLGAKASQVLAEKYETMDRLLEVTEEELVSIHDIGDKLAQSVVTYLENEDIKELIEKLKHKNVNMKYKGVKSSEIEGHPDFKDKTIVLTGKLQQMTRKEATAWLEMQGAKVTSSVTKSTDIVIAGEDAGSKLTKAEKFGTAIWTEDQFVAKQNEISN
- the putP gene encoding sodium/proline symporter PutP, with the protein product MFTLGASLSSHVNTDWQTYIMIAIYFIILLVIGYYGYKQATGNLSEYMLGGRNIGPYITALSAGASDMSGWMIMGLPGSVYSTGLSAIWITIGLTLGAYINYLVVAPRLRVYTEIAGDAITLPDFFKNRLNDKQNIIKIISGLIIVVFFTLYTHSGFVSGGKLFESAFGLNYHFGLILVAVIVILYTFFGGYLAVSITDFFQGVIMLIAMVMVPIVAMMQLNGWETFHRVAEMKPTNMDLFRGTTFLGIISLFAWGLGYFGQPHIIVRFMSIKSHKLLPKARRLGISWMAVGLLGAVGVGLTGIAFISDNHIKMEDPETLFIIMSQILFHPLVGGFLLAAILAAIMSTISSQLLVTSSSLTEDFYKLFRGEERAKTHQKEFVLVGRLSVLVVAIVAIVIAWSPNDTILNLVGNAWAGFGASFSPLVLFSLYWKKLTRAGAVSGMVAGALVVIVWIVWIKPLANINELFGMYEIIPGFLASVIVTYVVSLLTQTPGEFVEQDLNKVKSIVREK